The Deltaproteobacteria bacterium region GTCATTCCCGTGAAAACATGTCACCCCGTGTTTGACACGGGGACGGGAATCTAAATTAAAATTCCGGATATTTTGCGGCAGGGTTATTTATTTACAATCTTTGAATTTATAACCTACATTTCTTACTGTTTCAATGAAAGAATGGTCCTTATCCTCAATTTTGGCTCTCAGTCTTCTGATACAAACATCCACCGTTCTATCAGTGCCAAAGTAGTCATAACCCCAGATTTCATTGAGCAATCCTTCTCGTGTGAAAACCCTGCCCTTGTTCATTATGAGAACTTTAAGCACTTCAAACTCCTTAAAGGTCAAAAAAATGCGCTTTCCTTTCAGTAAAACCTCATATTTAGTCAAATCTATAAATAGGTCATTGCATTTAATTATTCCCTTATCGCTTATATTTTTCGTCCGCCATAAGATCTGCTTGATTCTCAGTATCATTTCCAGAAAATTGGGGGGTTTTAAAATGAAATCGTCTATTTTTGTGATGTTCAGGGATTGTACCATTTCTTTTGAAACAATGGCAAGAATAGGCACATCATAATCCTTTTTGAGTTTCTCGACAAATTGCAGCATTTTCTCAAAATCAATATCCACCAGAAAGATATCGGGTGATTTTGAAGAGATAAAATCAGGTGTTATTCTATTTTGATGAATAAGAAAAGAATCAAAATCACTTTGGGAAAGTTTCACATTAAGCTCCTTTGTTTCTTCATCTTCTCCTATTACAATTACCTTTGCTAACATAACTACATTATGTTGACATATTAG contains the following coding sequences:
- a CDS encoding response regulator transcription factor is translated as MLAKVIVIGEDEETKELNVKLSQSDFDSFLIHQNRITPDFISSKSPDIFLVDIDFEKMLQFVEKLKKDYDVPILAIVSKEMVQSLNITKIDDFILKPPNFLEMILRIKQILWRTKNISDKGIIKCNDLFIDLTKYEVLLKGKRIFLTFKEFEVLKVLIMNKGRVFTREGLLNEIWGYDYFGTDRTVDVCIRRLRAKIEDKDHSFIETVRNVGYKFKDCK